A genomic window from Quercus lobata isolate SW786 chromosome 10, ValleyOak3.0 Primary Assembly, whole genome shotgun sequence includes:
- the LOC115965463 gene encoding serine/threonine-protein kinase AtPK2/AtPK19-like, translating to MLSNSQKKKYLHTFLATNLNNKLTVSIPSYSDTTTTTTQDDFDFSEVFGPLTPHHHQNQNPTSNPNPSSSSPPSTSSPSFSATAAAATTTFPIPVDPPVIHNRSHSFVGPSPRFTTTSLPRSLPLEPELEPDSEPETEPGNDPTDDDDGDGESESVGKIGPLDFEILRVVGQGAFGKVFQVRRKKKKKENIHCGSDSDSDGSRDGIYAMKVMRKDTIIKKNHVDYMKAERDILTKVVHPFIVQLRYSFQTKTKLYLILDFINGGHLFFHLYRQGIFSEDQARVYTAEIVSAVSHLHKCGIVHRDLKPENILMNADGHVMLTDFGLAKEIDESSRSNSMCGTTEYMAPEILLSKGHNKDADWWSVGVLLFEMLTGQPPFTHANRKKLQEKIIKEKFKLPPFLTSDAHSLLKGLLQKEPSRRLGSGPNGGDEIKSHKWFQSINWKKLEARELQPKFKPDVSGKDCTANFDRCWTAMPADDSPAPTPTAGEHFQGYTYVAPNPWLSSV from the exons atGTTGTCGAATTCTCAGAAGAAGAAATACTTGCACACTTTCTTAGCCACCAACCTTAACAACAAGCTCACAGTTTCAATCCCATCGTATTCcgacaccaccaccaccaccacccaagATGACTTCGACTTCTCCGAAGTGTTTGGTCCCTTAACCCCACATCaccaccaaaaccaaaacccaactTCAAATCCCAACccttcatcttcatcaccaCCGTCCACGTCATCACCCTCCTTCTCTgccaccgccgccgccgccaccaccacctTCCCAATCCCAGTGGACCCACCTGTGATCCACAACCGGTCCCACTCCTTCGTGGGTCCCTCTCCTCGCTTCACCACCACCTCTCTCCCCCGCTCTCTCCCCCTTGAACCCGAACTCGAACCCGACTCTGAACCCGAAACCGAACCCGGAAATGACCCaactgatgatgatgatggtgatggtgagagtgagagtgtgGGAAAGAttgggcctttggattttgAGATTCTGAGAGTTGTGGGGCAAGGTGCTTTTGGAAAAGTGTTCCAAGtcagaaggaagaagaagaagaaagagaatatTCATTGTGGTTCTGATAGTGATAGTGATGGTAGTAGAGATGGGATTTACGCCATGAAAGTGATGAGGAAGGACACCATTATAAAGAAGAACCATGTGGATTACATGAAGGCTGAGAGGGACATTCTCACTAAAGTTGTCCACCCTTTTATTGTTCAGCTCCGCTACTCCTTTCAG ACCAAGACTAAGCTTTACTTGATTCTGGATTTTATTAATGGAGGGCATCTCTTTTTTCATCTGTACCGGCAGGGAATCTTCAG TGAGGATCAGGCAAGGGTTTATACTGCTGAGATAGTTTCTGCTGTTTCACATCTTCACAAGTGCGGGATCGTGCATCGGGATCTTAAACCTGAAAATATTCTCATGAACGCTGATGGCCAT GTTATGCTAACTGATTTTGGACTGGCAAAGGAAATTGATGAATCAAGCAGATCAAATTCAATGTGTGGGACCACAGAATACATGGCTCCAGAAATTTTGCTGTCTAAAGGCCACAATAAAGATGCAGATTGGTGGAGTGTTGGGGTACTCTTGTTTGAGATGCTAACTGGACAG ccaccatttACACATGCAAATAGAAAGAAACTTCAGGAGAAAATCATCAAAGAGAAGTTTAAACTTCCACCATTTCTTACCAGTGACGCTCATTCCTTACTTAAAGGA ttgCTGCAAAAGGAACCATCAAGAAGATTAGGCAGTGGTCCTAATGGAGGGGATGAGATCAAAAGTCACAAGTGGTTTCAATCAATCAATTGGAAGAAATTAGAGGCCAGAGAACTGCAACCAAAGTTCAAGCCAGATGTGAGTGGTAAAGACTGTACAGCCAATTTCGACCGGTGCTGGACAGCAATGCCTGCAGATGACTCGCCAGCTCCCACGCCAACTGCAGGTGAACATTTCCAAGGATATACTTATGTGGCACCTAACCCTTGGCTTTCATCTGTATAA
- the LOC115965462 gene encoding transportin MOS14 isoform X2 gives MNSHPEYIPGFLELLTVLPEEVYNYKIAARPERRRQFEKELTSQMEVALSILTACLSINELKEQVLEAFASWLRLKHGIPGSVLASHPLVLTALSSLNSEPLSEASVNVISELIHYTAAGSSGGVAVQMPLIQVPLIQVLVPHVMSLKALLKDSSKDEEDVKAIARLFADMGDSYVELIATGSDESMIIVNALLEVASHPENYIASMTFNFWHSLQVILTKRDTSLPFGNEASIEADRKRRQGAFVPSYESLVSLVSFRVEYPQDYLDLSHEDRREFKQTRYAVADVLTDAASVLGGDATLKILYKKLLEAVARCGNGENNEWRPVEAALFCIRAISNYVSVVEAEVMPQVMGLLPKLPQQPQLLQTVCLTIGVYSKWLDSASIGPAILPSLIDILMSGMGTSEDSAAAAALAFRHICDDCRKKLCGCIEGLFHIYHSAVSGESSFKVAAEDSLHLVEALSMVITELPPDNAKRALEALCLPVITPLQEAVSQGPEILNKKPARELTVHIDRFAYIFRYVNHPEAVADAIHRLWPIFKAIFDLRAWDMRTMESLCRACKYAVRTSGMFMGITIGAMLEEIQGLYKQHHQSCFLYLSSEVIKIFGSDPSCANYLKILIESLFIHTTRLLTNIQEFTARPDIADDCFLLASRCIRYCPQLFIPSEVFQPLVDCSLIGITVQHREASNSILNFLSDVFDLANSSKGEQYLPIRDSVIIPRGASITRILIASLTGALPSSRLEPVTDTVLALTHAYRARAVEWAKESVSLIPLTAVTEVERSRFLKALSDAASGFDINNLTVAIKEMADVCRRNRTVQEIVQGALRPLELNLIPVS, from the exons CTTGCTTCTCACCCATTGGTGCTCACAGCTCTTTCAAGCTTGAATTCTGAGCCTCTTTCAGAAGCATCCGTAAATG TGATTTCTGAATTAATACACTACACAGCGGCAGGAAGCTCTGGTGGTGTTGCTGTACAGATGCCCTTGATTCAAGTACCCTTGATTCAAGTGCTTGTACCTCACGTTATGAGTCTAAAGGCACTTCTTAAAGATTCTTCAAAG GATGAGGAGGATGTCAAGGCTATTGCTCGATTATTTGCTGACATGGGCGATTCATACGTTGAACTGATTGCCACTG gTTCTGATGAATCAATGATAATAGTAAATGCATTATTGGAAGTTGCTTCTCACCCAGAAAATTATATCGCTTCAATGACATTTAATTTTTGGCACAGTCTTCAGGTGATCTTGACCAAAAG GGATACTAGTTTACCATTTGGTAATGAAGCATCCATTGAAGCTGATAGAAAGCGGAGGCAGGGTGCTTTTGTTCCATCATATGAGTCACTTGTTTCTCTG GTTAGCTTCCGAGTTGAATATCCTCAAGATTATCTTGATCTCTCACATGAGGACCGCAGAGAGTTTAAACAGACTAGATATG CTGTTGCCGATGTCCTGACTGATGCAGCATCAGTTTTAGGTGGTGATGCAACGCTAAAAATCCTTTACAAGAAGCTTCTTGAG GCCGTAGCTCGCTGTGGAAATGGTGAAAATAATGAATGGCGCCCAGTGGAGGCTGCTCTATTTTGCATTCGAGCTATATCAAATTATGTTTCAGTTGTTGAAGCTGAAGTAATGCCTCAG GTTATGGGATTGCTTCCCAAACTTCCTCAACAACCCCAACTACTTCAGACGG TGTGTTTAACAATTGGAGTATATTCAAAGTGGCTTGACTCTGCATCAATTGGACCGGCTATATTGCCTTCACTGATTGATATCCTCATGAGTGGCATGGGTACATCTGAAGATTCTGCAGCTGCTGCAGCTTTGGCATTTAGACACATCTGTGATG ATTGCCGGAAAAAGCTTTGTGGATGCATAGAGGGTCTCTTCCATATATACCATAGTGCAGTTAGTGGAGAAAGTAGTTTTAAAGTGGCTGCTGAGGACTCATTGCATCTAGTTGAAGCCTTGAG CATGGTCATTACAGAACTTCCTCCCGACAATGCTAAGAGGGCTCTGGAGGCATTATGCTTGCCAGTTATTACTCCTTTACAG GAAGCAGTTAGTCAAGGTCCAGAGATATTAAATAAGAAACCTGCTCGTGAATTAACTGTTCATATTGATCGATTTGCATACATATTTAG ATATGTAAATCACCCTGAAGCAGTAGCAGATGCAATTCATAGGCTGTGGCCAATCTTTAAGGCAATCTTTGACCT TCGTGCTTGGGATATGCGAACAATGGAGTCTCTTTGCCGAGCTTGCAAATATGCT GTAAGAACTTCTGGAATGTTCATGGGAATCACAATTGGAGCTATGCTGGAAGAGATTCAAGGCCTATATAAACAGCATCATCAGTCATGCTTTCTTTATCTCTCTAGTGAAGTCATAAAG ATATTTGGTTCTGACCCTTCTTGCGCAAACTATTTAAAAATCTTGATTGAATCACTCTTCATACACACAACGCGTCTTCTCACAAATATTCAG GAATTTACTGCCAGACCAGACATAGCAGATGATTGTTTTTTGTTGGCATCAAGGTGCATTCGCTATTGTCCACAGTTATTTATTCCATCTGAAGTATTTCAACCATTAGTAGATTGCTCATTGATTGGGATCACGGTACAGCATAG AGAGGCCTCCAATTCCATATTGAACTTCTTATCCGATGTCTTTGATCTTGCCAACTCTAGCAAGGGAGAGCAATACTTACCTATCAGGGACAGTGTGATTATCCCTCGAGGGGCCAGCATCACCAGAATTTTGATTGCCTCTTTAACAGGAGCTTTACCAAGTTCTCGATTGGAACCG GTAACTGACACAGTACTGGCATTAACGCATGCCTATCGGGCACGAGCAGTGGAGTGGGCTAAGGAGAGCGTTTCTCTAATTCCCTTGACAGCTGTCACAGAAGTTGAGAGGTCAAGATTTCTGAAAGCATTGTCTGATGCAGCTTCTGGATTTGATATTAATAATCTGACTGTTGCAATTAAAGAGATGGCAGATGTTTGCCGCCGCAATCGTACTGTTCAGGAGATTGTTCAAGGAGCTCTGAGGCCGCTTGAGTTGAATTTGATACCTGTATCATAG